One window from the genome of Epinephelus fuscoguttatus linkage group LG3, E.fuscoguttatus.final_Chr_v1 encodes:
- the ap1m2 gene encoding AP-1 complex subunit mu-2: MSASAIFVLDLKGKVLICRNYKGDVDMAEIDHFLPLLMQHEEEGLICPVMSHGNVHFMWIKHSNLYLVATTNKNSNASLVYSFLYKLVEVFTEYFKELEEESIQDNFVVVYELLDELMDFGFPQTTDSKILQEYITQEGAKLEVAKSKVPTTVTNAVSWRSEGIKYKKNEVFIDVIESINVLVNANGSVMSSDIVGSIKLKTMLSGMPELRLGLNDRVLFALTGRDKGKTVVMEDVKFHQCVRLSRFESDRTISFIPPDGESELMSYRINTHVKPLIWIESVIEKFSHSRVEIMVKAKGQFKKQSVANNVEVRVPVPSDADSPKFKTSTGHAKYVPEKNLVVWTIKSFPGGKEFLMRAHFGLPSVENDELEGKPPITVKFEIPYFTVSGIQVRYMKIIEKSGYQALPWVRYITQSGDYQLRTNV; encoded by the exons GTGTTGATTTGTCGGAACTACAAAGGTGATGTGGACATGGCGGAGATCGACCACTTCCTTCCCTTACTCATGCAACATGAGGAAGAAGGGCTTATCTGCCCTGTGATGTCACACGGCAATGTCCACTTCATGTGGATCAAACACAGCAACCTGTACC TGGTGGCTACTACCAACAAGAACTCCAATGCTTCACTTGTGTACTCATTTCTGTACAAACTAGTTGAG GTGTTCACAGAGTACTTCaaagagctggaggaggagagcatTCAGGATAATTTTGTGGTTGTCTACGAGCTGCTGGATGAGCTGATGGACTTTGGGTTCCCTCAAACTACTGACAGCAAGATCCTACAGGA ATACATAACTCAGGAAGGTGCCAAGCTCGAGGTGGCAAAGTCCAAGGTGCCGACCACTGTCACCAATGCTGTCTCCTGGAGGTCAGAGGGTATCAAATACAAGAAGAACGAGGTCTTTATTGATGTCATCGAGTCCATTAACGTACTG GTGAATGCCAATGGCAGTGTGATGAGCAGTGACATTGTGGGCAGCATCAAGCTGAAAACTATGCTCTCTGGCATGCCTGAACTGCGGTTGGGCCTCAACGATCGAGTGCTCTTTGCTCTCACCGGAC GTGACAAGGGAAAAACAGTGGTGATGGAGGACGTGAAGTTCCACCAGTGTGTCCGTCTCTCACGCTTTGAGAGTGATCGAACAATCTCCTTCATTCCTCCAGATGGGGAGTCTGAACTCATGTCCTATCGCATTAATACCCAC GTGAAGCCTCTGATATGGATTGAATCAGTCATCGAGAAATTCTCTCACAGTAGAGTGGAAATCATGGTTAAG GCAAAGGGACAATTTAAAAAGCAGTCTGTGGCAAATAATGTGGAGGTGAGAGTCCCTGTCCCCAGTGATGCTGACTCACCCAAGTTCAAAACCAGCACGGGCCACGCCAAATATGTGCCTGAGAAGAACTTGGTGGTGTGGACCATCAAGTCTTTCCCT GGAGGTAAAGAGTTTCTAATGAGAGCTCATTTTGGTCTGCCCAGTGTGGAGAATGATGAGCTGGAGGGCAAGCCTCCCATTACCGTCAAATTTGAAATCCCATACTTCACAGTCTCAGGAATACAG GTGCGATATATGAAGATCATTGAGAAGAGTGGTTACCAGGCTTTACCATGGGTCCGGTACATTACACAGAGTGGAG ACTACCAGCTGAGGACCAATGTGTAA